The Pseudonocardia broussonetiae DNA segment TGCCGCTGGTGCAGGGCGTGTCGTTCGCGGCCGTCGGCACAATGACGGCGGTCGCCACGGACGCCTCGATCGGCGCCCCCGCCACCCGGCTGGCCACGATCTTCGGCGCGGTGATCGTCGCCGGGCTGATCGGGTTCGTCATCGCGCCGGTGTTCGCGGGGCTCGTGCGGTTCTTCCCGCCGGTCGTCACCGGGTGCGTCATCACGATCATCGGGCTGTCGCTGTTCCCGGTGGCGCTGCGCTGGATCCGGGGCAACCCGACGGTCCGCGACGCGTCCGGCGCGATGGTCGAGAACCCCGAATTCGGGTCGGCGCTGAGCCTGCTGCTCGGGCTGGTCACGCTCGTCGCGACGCTGGTGATCGCGCGGTTCGGCCGCGGCACCTGGTCGCGGCTCGCGGTCATGCTGGGCCTGGTGTTCGGCACGGTCGTCGCCACGCTGATGGGCCGGGTCGACTGGGGCCGGGTGGGCACCGGCCCGATCTTCCAGCTCCCGCAGCCGTTCCTGTTCGGCGCGCCGGTGTTCTCGATCGGCGTGATCGTCTCGATGACGGTCGTGATCCTGGTGATCATGGCGGAGACGACGGCCGACATCCTCGCCGTCGGGGAGATCCTCGGGACGCCGACGCCGCAGAAGCGGATCGCGGCCGGGCTGCGCGCCGACATGGCCGCCACCGCGGTCGCCCCGGTGTTCAACGGCTTCCCGATCAGCGCGTTCGCCCAGAACGTCGGCATGGTGGCGATGACCGGGATCAGGTCGCGGTTCGTCGTGGCCGCGGGCGGCGCGATCCTCGTGCTGCTCGGCCTGCTCCCGGTGCTCGGGCGCGTCATGAACGCGATCCCGCTGCCGGTGCTCGGCGGGGCCGGCATCGTGCTGTTCGGGTCGGTGGCGGCGGCGGGCATCCGGACGCTGTCGAAGGTCGAGTTCACCAACGCCAACATCCTCATCGTCGCCAGCTCCATCGGCATCGGGATGATCCCGATCACCGTGCCGGAGGTCTACGAGAACATCCCCGACTGGCTGCACAAGATCCTGGAGTCGGGGATCAGCGCGTGCGCGATCGTCGCGGTGCTGCTCAACCTGGCGTTCAACCACTTCACGCAGCAGGAGCCGGAGGTCCCGGCGGAGCACTGAGGAGGTCGAGGTCGGCGCGGTCGGCCCCGGTCGCCGCGCCCACCTCGGCCTCGTCCAGCGCCCCGCAGTCCAGGCCCGCGCGCAGGAAGCCGGCCAGCGCGCGGGCGGTGGCCGGTTCGTCGAGGAAGCCGGAGTC contains these protein-coding regions:
- a CDS encoding nucleobase:cation symporter-2 family protein, encoding MAATDVVVAPEDERVPVGTAFFYGLQHILAMYAGVVSPPLIIGSAAGLTPAESATLVTAALFVSGLGTLLQSLGLPYVGSKLPLVQGVSFAAVGTMTAVATDASIGAPATRLATIFGAVIVAGLIGFVIAPVFAGLVRFFPPVVTGCVITIIGLSLFPVALRWIRGNPTVRDASGAMVENPEFGSALSLLLGLVTLVATLVIARFGRGTWSRLAVMLGLVFGTVVATLMGRVDWGRVGTGPIFQLPQPFLFGAPVFSIGVIVSMTVVILVIMAETTADILAVGEILGTPTPQKRIAAGLRADMAATAVAPVFNGFPISAFAQNVGMVAMTGIRSRFVVAAGGAILVLLGLLPVLGRVMNAIPLPVLGGAGIVLFGSVAAAGIRTLSKVEFTNANILIVASSIGIGMIPITVPEVYENIPDWLHKILESGISACAIVAVLLNLAFNHFTQQEPEVPAEH